The DNA sequence TAAAACCCAGTGCAACAACATAAGCGACTAACCGTCGCGCTAATTCCCCATAACTCAAATAGCCGCCCTGCGCATCGCGCTGCCAAGAGCCAAGATGCACCTCATAGACGGAAACCGGCTCCTGATCCGGCTTCAGACGCTTTCGTTGCGCCATCCAAATTTCATCACGCCATGCATAAGCCTCATTATCAATAACAATTGACGCGATAGCTGGTCGTCGTTCAAAGAAATATCCATAAGGATCGCTTTTTCGCAATAACTCTCCTGTTTCCAGCCCCCGAATTTCAAACTGATAGCGCATACCCACCATAACATCCGGCATGAATAATTCCCAAATAGAATCACGCCGATGCAAGGGATGACACCTCCCATCCCAGTTGTTGAAATCGCCAATTACGCTGACCCGTTCTGCATTAGGCGCCCAGACAGAAAATAGAACACCATCAATACCATCAACTTGGCGCAGATGAGCGCCCATGATTCGATAGGCATGCAGATAACGGCCTTCATTAAAAAGATGCAGGTCATAAAGACTTAACTGTGGAGCAAAGCTATAGGGATCATACCTGGACTGCTTACAGCCTTGAATATCCACCCAAGTCAACCGATAATGTAAAGGCAACCGTTCACCCAGACCCCGCCATTCGAACAAATCCGTATCCGCCAACCGCCGCAACGGTTGACCCTCATCAGTCAACCAGACCTGCACCGCGCCTGGTATAAACGAACGAACTGCAACCCGATCGCCATAGCCATGACGGCCTAGTACTGCGCAGGGATCAGGATGACGCCCCTCCTGCAACAGGAGAGCTTCGCCAATCATAGATTCATCTGCGGTCGAAGCCAGATTTATATGGTTGTTATCGTTAGATTCCATCATCGGAAAGCCGATTACCTCACCCATCCAACCCGCCTATGCGTCGAAAAGGGATCCATGAGTTGCAAAAATCAGTTTTGAAACCAATTGCTATACTGAAACATTCCAGGGCTTGCCCAAGGTAACAGTGGTTCGTTCATACCCTACACTTCATCCACACTTCACTTCCAAGTCCTATAATTGAGGGAAGCATACCAAAGAGGGAAATCAAACGCATGAGCGATGCCACAACTTCACGTTTTGTTAGTCGTCTGACCCGGGAGACCCTGGCGCTGGTCCTGGCGGGCGGTCGGGGCAGTCGGCTGAAGCATCTGACCTTATGGCGCGCAAAACCCGCCACGCCCTTCGGCGGCAAGTATCGAATTATCGATTTCCCCCTGTCCAATTGCATCAATTCAGGCATTCGGCGGGTCTGTATACTCACCCAATACAAAGCCCATTCACTCATCCAGCACATTCAGCGTGGCTGGGGATTCCTTCGGGGCGAATTTGGTGAATTCGTTGAATTATTACCCGCTCAGCAGCGCATCGATGAAGCGTCATGGTACAAGGGAACTGCAGATGCGGTCTATCAAAATCTTGATATTATTAGAAACCATATGCCAGAATTTGTACTGATTCTGGCAGGGGATCATATTTACAAGATGGACTACGGCCCCATGTTGGCCCACCATGTCGAAACCAAAGCCGATGTTACAGTCGGCAGTATCGAGGCGCCCCGCGAGCGCGCCCGAGAGTTTGGCGTTATCACCATCAACGACAGGGATCAGATTACCGAATTTCAGGAAAAACCCGAACACCCCATGGGATTGCCAGGACGAGAGAACACCACATTAGTTTCCATGGGAATTTATGTATTCAACACAGAATTTCTTTGTCAGCGACTGATGGATGATGCCGAGAATGCTCATTCCAGCCATGATTTCAGCAAGGATATTCTTCCTGGCCTCCTTAACCATTATCGCGTCGTCGCCTATCCTTTTCGCGATGTACAGACCAAGACCCAGAGCTATTGGCGTGATGTAGGCACCGTTGACGCCTTCTGGGAGACGAACATGGAGATGGTCGACATCGATCCGGATCTCAACCTTTACGATCAGAATTGGCCGATCTGGACCTATCAGGACCAAGCGCCTCCCGCCAAATTCGTATTTGACGATGATGGACGACGGGGCATGGCTGTGGATTCCATGGTGGCGGATGGCTGCATTGTATCAGGTGGTTATGTGAATCACTCATTACTGTTTCCCCGAGTGCAAGTTCATTCCTACGTTTACCTGCGCGATGCCGTTGTATTACCCGATGTCGATATTGGCCGTTATTGTCGCCTGCGCAAGGTTATCATTGATCGGGGCTGCATCATTCCGCCAGGTACAGTAATTGGAGAGAACGCCGAGGAAGACGCCCGGCATTTCTATCGAACAGAGCAGGGCGTAGTACTCGTCACTCGGGAAATGCTGGGCCAAGAGCGACAACATATCCGATGACCGCCTCTTACGCTAGTACGCTCAACCACTTAAACTCAAACAAAATCAGAGGATAATATTTTATGAGTATGGCTTCGCCATTTGAACGGCGCCGCGCCGGATTATTGTTGCACCCGACTTCACTACCTGGCCATTATGATAATGGCGACCTAGGACCCAATGCTTATCGATTCCTAGACTTAATGGCGGCCTGTGGTTTTACAGTCTGGCAAACCCTGCCGCTGGGGCCACCTCACGAGGATTTATCACCTTATTCAGCACAGTCGGTTCATGCCGGCAATCCACGCCTGATCGCTCTGGAACCGTTGTTGGAGGCAGGCTGGTTGCAACCTGATAACGGGCCGCAACTGGGAGAGGACGGCTGGGCCTATCGTCAGCGGCGACTGGTCGAAGCTTATCAGGGATTCCAGACGCATGGCGCTGCTGAACGGGACGCCTATATAATCTTTCAGCGCCATCATGCCCATTGGCTGGATGATTATGCGCTTTACCAAGCCATCCGTGCAGCGCATCGGCAAAAAGCATGGTGCGAATGGCCACGCGAATTGCGTGACCGTCATCCAGACACCCTGATTTCGGTGCGGGAAGAATATGCGCCAGTTATCGCCCAACGCAAGTTCGAGCAATTTCTGTTCTTCCAGCAATGGATCCGGCTCAAGCAGTACGCCAACCAGCGAAACATTCTCATCTTTGGCGATATCCCATTATTTGTTGGGTATGATAGCGCCGATGTCTGGGCTCAGCGTGAGGCATTTCTGCTCGATCAAGAGGGGCGACGGGAGGTCGTTGCCGGGGTGCCGCCAGATTATTTCTCGGCCACTGGCCAGTTATGGGGCAATCCCCATTACGACTGGGAGGCAATGCGCCAGATGGGTTTCCAATGGTGGAAAGCACGTATTCGCACACAGCTTACACAGTTCGATCTCTTACGGATTGATCACTTTCGAGGACTGGAAGCTTACTGGGAGGTGCCTGCTCAAGCGGAGACAGCCGCACATGGACGCTGGCAACCCGCGCCTGGCGATGAATTATTGAAGTCGCTACGGGAGGAGTTTGGCCGCCTGCCCCTAGTGGCCGAGGATTTGGGAATTATCACGCCCGAAGTGGAGGCCTTACGTGATGCGCATGGTCTGCCTGGAATGAAAGTCCTGCATTTCGCATTTGGCGGTGATGCAAATAATCCCTATCTACCTCACCATCACATTCGTAATACTGTAGTATATACAGGAACCCATGATAACAATACCACGCTTGGCTGGTTTAATGAGCTAGATGCAGGAACAAGAAGCCATCTGTTCGATTACCTGGGTGGAAAACCTGAACAGATGCCAGAGTTACTAGTCCGCACCGCATTGACATCTGTTGCGCGTTTAGCGATCATCCCGATGCAGGATGTGTTGGCGCTTGATAGCGAGCATCGGATGAATCAACCGGGAATTGCGGAGGGGTGTTGGCGCTGGCGCTTTCGTTGGGAACAGGTCGGGCCACAGGTCGCCGGGCACTACCGGCATCTTCTAGAGTTATATGGGCGAACGTAAATTCCATGAAGACCAATGGAGAATAACAATGCATCATTGCAAGTTGGGTTGGCGTCCTTTCGGCAACCCAGCCGCACGCTATACGCAAAGAGGAATCTATCTTGATTCAAGATGCTGATAATAAATTGAAAGTTTCGACGCGAGTCATCATGTTAAAGCCCGGCATGCATATCTTTCGCTATGCATCCAAGCTACCTAGGGACGAAATTATCCTGTTAACCTTACAACCTGCTCCGCTTGGTAAAGGAACCATCGATTTTTTTCCGGCCGAGGGCGTTTCCAGAAATACTTTATCTCGCTTGGGCGATTGCGTGATCGTCCGGGTGCGCGGGGACCAGGCAGGGATCCTGGTGGCTGAATATCACTTACAGGACAATACTACCTCCTCTGTTGATTTACGTATTGACCGTATCGATACTTCCGAAAATCTTATTCAGTCTTCACCTTTGAGTAACATCAGCCGCGATCAGCCGGCGATGGACAGCAGTCCATTTGAATCAGCCGCAACAATGGTTAATCCCTCCAGACCGGCGACGCCAAGCCGTGCAAGCCCGGCTTTCGAATTATTGCAGTTGTTCGGCCACATTGAGCGGCGAGGCGATGTATCAGTGACTAATGACTGGTTGGGTGATCCGAATGGTCAGGCGCGCCTTGAAGGCTTTGCCATCGAATGGAAAAACCGTTCACAGGATGTGGATTTGGTCTACACTTGCAGGGTCGAGGGGATTGGTCAGACACCCGCCATTTTTTCCGGCGGTTATGCCGGCACTCGCCGTAAGGCGGCGCCGATTACTGCGGTATCGTTCGCGCTGGCTGGTCCAAAGGCTGCTGATTTTGAACTGTCCGGACAAGTGGTTTTCGCAAGTGGTCCCCCGCTTGCCATTGTCTCCGGACAAAAGCTTTCCGGACCCAAGGGTTCGGAGCATTTGGTTGCTCTGTTTGTATCGATTGCCCCGAAGAAGGAAGCTACCGTTTCCCGTTTCACTTCCCCTTGGGATGATCCACGAATTACGCAAATATTCAGGGCAAATTAGAGGCATGAAACCTTAAACTCTCTTACGGGAAACTGCTATGCAATACGATGAGCCGATAACAGGCGGTGAATTTGACAACCTGCTGGACCAAAATCCCGGCGTATCCGAGTCAACCAAGAACGCTATCGAGCAAGTGCTTGGCATCACGGATCCAAGTGAACCGATCAATGTCGCTAGCGCGACTTTTGATCCGGAAACCGGCGAGCTGACTGTTGTACAACCCTCCGGCCAAGTTAATGTCCTGATTGTTGATCTATCTGGCGCTACTGAGGGTCAGGTTATCCAATTGAACGAAGCGCTGAGCCAGGCCAATGTCCTTATCATTGATTCCGATGTTAGCGTTACTCTGACAATAGGAGGTGCTACTGCTAGTGGTAATGACGATGGAATTTTCGCTGCTAAAGCTGATTTTAACACGGTAGATCGAGTTATTGTTAGTGGTAATGGCGATGACATTATTACTGTTAGTGACAATAGTAACACGACTCTGGAAGGCGGCAGTGGCAATGACACGCTGACCACATCAGGCGGCAATGATAGCGTGACGGGCGGCACGGGCAATGACAGCGTCAGCGCGGGCGCCGGCGATGACACCATTGTCTCGGGTTCCGGCAGCGACACTGTTGACGCTGGCGCGGGCTATGACCTGTTACAGATGAGCGGCTCCAAGAGCAGCTACAACATCACTGTGCAGGATGGCGCTTTAGTTATTGCGGGCGCGAACAATGCGACCGTGAGCAATGCCGAGTACATTTCCTTCACCGATGGCGGCTCCATGACGGTATCGGGCGATGTGAATGTTGCGGCCGCCATGCGGATGTATGAATCCTTATTGGAACGCTCTGCCGAACCTGGCGGTGCGGAGTTCTGGGCCGAGGCTGCCGCAAGCGGTAGCTGGACTACGGCGCAAATTGCTGAATTCTTCCTGCACTCCGACGAATTCCAGTCTAAGTTCGGCAACCCCGATGATCTCACGAACGAACAATTCGTACGCGCCCTGTACGAGAACTCGCTGGGTCGCGAAGCCGAGCAAGAGGGCCTGGATTTCTGGGTCAACGTACTGGAAACTGATGCGTACTCGCGTAGTCAGGTCACGGTATTTATATCCGGATCTCCCGAAGCCGCGAACTACCATAGCGATACGGTACAGTTCATCGAAGGCTGGATCTGATTCTTAACTTTTAACTCAACCCCTCTGCTTGCCGCTCCCCGCTTGGGGAGTTGGTTAAGCAGAGGTTTTTTGTTGTTCAAAATCCAAAAAATCGAATAATTTCGTTTGTTTTATGAACAATTAAAGAAACTTTAAAGTGAGTGAGACGCTGGATTTACAGGATACTCTGTTTTCACGCTTTGACCGACTATTGCGATCTGGCGCGATCCAGGAAGCTCATGCGCTATTGATGTTGGCGATGGCAGAACCCACGACGCGCCCTGAGGCGTTGTTGTGGCGAGGTCTGTTGGCCCTGAGAAATCAGGCTTATCAAGAGGCTTTTGCATTTCTGGCGAATGCCCGGTTGCTATTACCCGAGCGGGCGGATGTACTGGCCTTGCTGGCGCGGGCGGCGCACCTTCAAGGCGCTGTCAAGATAGCGGATACCTTGGCAGATCTGACGCTGGAAATCGATCCTTTCAATCCTGCATACCAGGCGATGGTTCGTTCATCCAATCGCTTGGTATCTGATGAATGCTTGACTGTTCAAACACAGGCTAGTACGCCGCCTTTTGTCCCACCGCCGGCTCCGGTTCAGGATCCATCGACGCAACCCGTAGATGTGCTGGTTCCCGTTTATCGTGGTTACACGGATACGCTGGCTTGTCTGGAAAGTCTGATTGCGGCCCGACCACTGAATGCAACGCCTCACGAAATTATCGTGCTAGACGATGCATCGCCAGAGCCAGAGTTGACGACTGCTCTTGAACAGTGGGCGAATATCAGAGCAGTAACGCTGGTACAACATGTAGTGAATCTGGGGTTTATCCGCGGGATGAACCGGGGCATGGCGCGCCATCCGGATCGTGATGTCGTCTGGCTAAATGCGGATACCCAGGTTTGCGGGGACTGGCTGGATCGGTTACGCGATGCAGCTTATCGCG is a window from the Gammaproteobacteria bacterium genome containing:
- a CDS encoding DUF4214 domain-containing protein, coding for MQYDEPITGGEFDNLLDQNPGVSESTKNAIEQVLGITDPSEPINVASATFDPETGELTVVQPSGQVNVLIVDLSGATEGQVIQLNEALSQANVLIIDSDVSVTLTIGGATASGNDDGIFAAKADFNTVDRVIVSGNGDDIITVSDNSNTTLEGGSGNDTLTTSGGNDSVTGGTGNDSVSAGAGDDTIVSGSGSDTVDAGAGYDLLQMSGSKSSYNITVQDGALVIAGANNATVSNAEYISFTDGGSMTVSGDVNVAAAMRMYESLLERSAEPGGAEFWAEAAASGSWTTAQIAEFFLHSDEFQSKFGNPDDLTNEQFVRALYENSLGREAEQEGLDFWVNVLETDAYSRSQVTVFISGSPEAANYHSDTVQFIEGWI
- the glgC gene encoding glucose-1-phosphate adenylyltransferase; its protein translation is MSDATTSRFVSRLTRETLALVLAGGRGSRLKHLTLWRAKPATPFGGKYRIIDFPLSNCINSGIRRVCILTQYKAHSLIQHIQRGWGFLRGEFGEFVELLPAQQRIDEASWYKGTADAVYQNLDIIRNHMPEFVLILAGDHIYKMDYGPMLAHHVETKADVTVGSIEAPRERAREFGVITINDRDQITEFQEKPEHPMGLPGRENTTLVSMGIYVFNTEFLCQRLMDDAENAHSSHDFSKDILPGLLNHYRVVAYPFRDVQTKTQSYWRDVGTVDAFWETNMEMVDIDPDLNLYDQNWPIWTYQDQAPPAKFVFDDDGRRGMAVDSMVADGCIVSGGYVNHSLLFPRVQVHSYVYLRDAVVLPDVDIGRYCRLRKVIIDRGCIIPPGTVIGENAEEDARHFYRTEQGVVLVTREMLGQERQHIR
- the malQ gene encoding 4-alpha-glucanotransferase; this encodes MSMASPFERRRAGLLLHPTSLPGHYDNGDLGPNAYRFLDLMAACGFTVWQTLPLGPPHEDLSPYSAQSVHAGNPRLIALEPLLEAGWLQPDNGPQLGEDGWAYRQRRLVEAYQGFQTHGAAERDAYIIFQRHHAHWLDDYALYQAIRAAHRQKAWCEWPRELRDRHPDTLISVREEYAPVIAQRKFEQFLFFQQWIRLKQYANQRNILIFGDIPLFVGYDSADVWAQREAFLLDQEGRREVVAGVPPDYFSATGQLWGNPHYDWEAMRQMGFQWWKARIRTQLTQFDLLRIDHFRGLEAYWEVPAQAETAAHGRWQPAPGDELLKSLREEFGRLPLVAEDLGIITPEVEALRDAHGLPGMKVLHFAFGGDANNPYLPHHHIRNTVVYTGTHDNNTTLGWFNELDAGTRSHLFDYLGGKPEQMPELLVRTALTSVARLAIIPMQDVLALDSEHRMNQPGIAEGCWRWRFRWEQVGPQVAGHYRHLLELYGRT